The following proteins come from a genomic window of Natronosalvus vescus:
- a CDS encoding DUF6691 family protein yields the protein MAADHEAHPLFMPVVFVGGLIFGFGLGFSHMAQPEIVLNFLQFEDFGLLFVMFGAAIVSGLAIFGAPRVLGRAPFTGSPYERRLKSLDKNVVIGGGIFGVGWGLSGICPGAAYASLGIGNYAILWGIAGMFIGAYVQGYWRSEPLESATSATNAD from the coding sequence ATGGCTGCCGACCACGAAGCTCATCCGCTGTTCATGCCGGTGGTGTTCGTCGGCGGGCTCATCTTCGGGTTCGGGCTCGGCTTCAGCCACATGGCCCAGCCCGAAATCGTCCTCAACTTCCTCCAGTTCGAGGACTTCGGGTTGTTGTTCGTGATGTTCGGTGCCGCTATCGTCTCCGGACTCGCGATTTTCGGCGCACCGCGAGTGCTCGGGCGGGCTCCGTTTACCGGCTCTCCCTACGAACGCCGCCTCAAATCGCTCGACAAGAACGTCGTCATCGGCGGCGGCATCTTCGGCGTTGGCTGGGGACTGTCCGGGATCTGTCCCGGCGCGGCCTACGCCAGCCTCGGTATCGGGAACTACGCCATCCTCTGGGGGATCGCCGGAATGTTCATCGGCGCGTACGTTCAGGGCTACTGGCGCTCGGAACCGCTCGAGTCGGCCACGTCGGCGACGAACGCCGACTGA
- a CDS encoding YeeE/YedE family protein: MLITEAVAFLPADPFPNGIEHYAVGGALVGLGVVVIYLATGIAAGASTFLESTLSYVSDRSRFQRYRASRDWRVVFALGIVAGAFVYALTFQSGLVSSSLHQTATTGELRDVGGLTIWVTEVQPWRLFLGGILIGIGTRVGKGCTSGHGVCGVGSASSASFVGVATFLLVAIGIAQLVQALGVSP, from the coding sequence ATGCTCATCACAGAGGCGGTTGCGTTCCTCCCCGCGGATCCGTTTCCCAACGGGATCGAACACTACGCCGTCGGCGGAGCGCTCGTCGGCCTCGGGGTGGTCGTCATCTACCTCGCGACCGGCATCGCCGCCGGCGCGAGTACGTTCCTCGAGTCGACGCTCTCGTACGTCTCCGACCGATCACGATTTCAGCGGTATCGTGCTTCCAGGGACTGGCGCGTCGTCTTCGCGCTTGGGATCGTCGCCGGCGCGTTCGTCTACGCGCTAACCTTCCAGTCGGGGCTGGTCTCGAGTTCACTCCACCAGACGGCGACGACCGGCGAACTCCGTGACGTCGGCGGACTCACGATCTGGGTGACCGAGGTACAGCCCTGGCGGCTGTTCCTCGGCGGAATCCTCATCGGCATCGGAACCCGCGTCGGGAAAGGCTGTACCTCCGGCCACGGCGTCTGTGGCGTCGGCTCGGCCTCGAGCGCGTCGTTCGTCGGGGTCGCGACGTTTCTGCTGGTCGCCATCGGCATCGCCCAGCTCGTCCAGGCGCTGGGGGTGAGCCCGTAA